Within Cucumis melo cultivar AY chromosome 4, USDA_Cmelo_AY_1.0, whole genome shotgun sequence, the genomic segment ATGTTTAGATATTCTAAACATGTTtagtaaaaatttaaaatatgattgcatcaataaataaaattatcagTTTGATATGATTTTCTCATATATCGTACATTAGTTGCTTACATTTTTTGTGAAACAATTGTTAAGGAAATAATCAATTTTGAAGGAAGCAATTACATATCTTATTAAAAATAAGCTTGAATGGTAATTGACATGACACTCTCTTACTCTCGGAGTAGCTCATAAAAACCTACGAAAAAAACTAAGCTTGGAAAGATATGTGCTAAAATATCATATCTACCAATAGCTCGACTTTTTTTAAGACTATTTAGTGCAATTTTCTTCTACCCATTGGCTTATGTGCAGTGAAGAATcgaaatactaaaaaaaatagaattcatttaaatcaaatttgtttatctacctttttctttctttgatatTTAAAGAATAGTAGCTATCGAGGAGCAGATAAGACATCAATTACAATCTTAAAATTGATAGTTtgaactaattttttttaaataggtTGGTACAGTATATTAGCGAAAGAAACTTTTCTAATTTCAATACAACAAAATCTCCCGATTCTAAAGTTTAACAAAAATTGAAAGCTAGagtagtttaaaaaaaaagttgtttttgttttgaaatttggttTCAAATTCAACTCTGCTATTAAAAAGATGCAAATGATGGCAAAATTTTGGGAAGAGATAGATTTAATTttcgaaaacaaaaataaaaaaacgtTACCTAGCAACCCTAACCTTTTGATATATAGAAAGTATTCTTGCTTCTCCACTTGCATTGCAAGCATTAGGGAGTGACTTGATCATGTTGTAAGCTCCTCCTTGAATTAAATATCAAATCACCAATAATCACCACATGAGCATTTTCCATCCTCAAACCTATGAAATCTGTTATTGTCTCTAACAATGAGAACCCTTCCACAGCACTTGGACATGAACTTTATAGCTGCATGACAATCACCACAAACACGCAAATTCTTCATAACTCTTATAGGTCTTCCTGGTGGAAAGGTAATGAGTCCAAATGCGATGGCTAATCTTTCACTGTGATATCGAATAGTCTCACTTTTCTCCTCACCGTCGACTGCCCGCAGCACAAAACTCGTGTCTGCAACATAGCCAGCTTTCTCCATTTCCTCCTCCAACTCTTCCAGTTTCTCATAAATCTCTACCCATTTAGCATGAGATCTATCACCTGCAGTGAATGTGTGAACTTTGTTTCCCTCCTCAACCCAGCTCAAACCAGTTTCCTTCTTCACGCCTCGGTCGCGCAGCATTTTCCTCATCCGGGCTGCTTCTTCGTATCTTCCAGCAGCAGCATATGCATTAGATAACAAAACGTGTAAACCTGAGCTAGTACTATTCATTTCTAATACTCTATCAGCCACAAAAGATGCCATTTCTGTATCTTTATGGATTCTACACCCTGTTAACAAAGCTCCCCAAACAGATTCAGTGGGTCGCATTGGCATTTGTTTGATCACGGAAACTGCTTCTTGTAACTTTCCAGCTCGCCCAAGCAAGTCCACTAAGGAGGCATAGTGCTCAGTTTCTGGTTCAATCCCATAATCTCTCATTAAACTGAAGTATTCTCGTCCCTTTTCAACCAATCCCGCATGGCTACAAGCATAGAGGagagacaaaaaagaaataaagttcGGCTTCATCCCCACATTTCCCATTTCTTCAAATAAACCAAACACTCTCTGTGTATGAGCATGTTGAGCGCAGGCTATCAGCATTGAATTCCACAAACCAAGATTTCTAGTGGGTATCTCATCAAAAACTTGGTAAGCCCCTTCAATAACCCCACACTTGGAATACAAAGAAATCAAAGCACTCCCAACAAAGCTCGAGGAATCAAAGCTCATCTTCAAGCATAATCCATGGATCAGCTTCCCTAATTCAAGAAGTGTGGAGCTACTACAAACACGAATCACACTCGAGAATGTGAAGTCGTTAACATCAACATCCTCAATCAAAGCTTGCTTGAACAATGTCAATGCCTCAACACCATCATCCAATTGAGCATACCCATAAATCATCCCACTCCAAGACACCACATTCCTCTCAGGCATTTCGTCAAACAAATGACGCGCATCCCCAATCTCTCCACATTTGGCATACATATCCACCAACGAGCTTCCAACAAACACATCACAATAATATCCGGTCTTCACAGCAAGACAATGTACTGATTTCCCAACTTCACATCTACACAAAAACCCACAAGCCTTAGTGGCACTGGGATAAATATGATCATCAGGACGAACCCCATCATTCAACATTCGACGAAAGAACTGAAGAGCAAGCAAAGGGGCCTCATTTTGGGCAAAAGCAGAGATAACAGAGCTCCAAGTGGTGGAAGATTTTTTGGGGGTTTCATCAAAAACCTGCAGAGATAAAAGTGGCAATTGGTTTTTGGAGTATAAGTTGATTAGATGATGGGAAACGACAGGAATGGTTTGTAATCCGAATTTGAGGATGTGGGCATGGAGCTGAAGGCCTTGACGGAGTGATCGGGAACGGGTAAAGGAAAGAAGAAGGTTGCAAATTTGCTTGTAGTTTTGTTGAAAGCTGTTTTGATTAAGAGGGCTTTGTAAGGGTTTAATGGCGGTTGAAGTTGGGAGAAGCATTAAGAATTTTAGGAACTTCTCTATTTCAAAATCCTCCTTTTACATTTCCACTCTACAAATAAACACCAAGAACTCAATATCTAGAGCAAAAGTAGCATTTTTAAGTTAACGTATACTTTCAAAACTTTAGTAGTAACTTTCAAATTAACGATTTTCGTAAAAGAGGCCTAATCGTTTTTTACAATCcttgaattatttttaatataatttagtcaaagtaaaaattaatataaaaaaggTGTGATTTTTCctaaaaactatatatataaagaaagggaaaatctcttccaataaagaaagagagagaaaaggatagttcaaaagaagaaattttCATGGCAACGACAAATTCGAACTCTTTCACCGTTCTTCAGAATCTCCTTCGGTTTTCTTCGCTCATCTTGTTGTCGTTCATCGGAATCTCCATGTTGCCTTCGAATTCCTCTGTTATTTAGCCCCTCATAGTTCGTAAATCGTTCGTTTTTGTAACTTCGACGGCTCAATAAAATACCCCAACACCATAAAATCATCGTCTTTATAGCCTGATGAATAAACCCCTTCATACTTCATAGTTTCCTTTAAAATAATATTGCGAATGCAGCAagtttgttgaattttttttcggTTTGTGTATTGGTTTCCAATGGAGAACGAAACTGGATCTGCTTCTAGTTCAGCTCTTGCTTGGCGTTGGACCATCGAAGCCCTTGCAAGTTTCGATCAAGTGAAACCATCTCTATTACATGGTATTACTTCTCTATTTCCGCTTTAGAATTAGAATccttttttgttatttctttctttctttctcttgttgTGTGTTTTAATTCTATAATTCGATTATTTTCCCTTGTTATAGATGTAATTAATACGGCTTCAGAATTACTTGATGGTACAAGAAATAATGCTGGGGAGATGGTTGCTTTGAAATGCTTGGAGGGTTTGTTTGGTCCTTTAGATGATATTGGAGAAAATGGTCGTCCTGCTCAAGAATCAAAAGTTATGTTTGATTCATCTGAGAGCTGTCTAGATGTTGTTAAACGCATCTATAATGAGGTAATAGTGTTTCAAAAACTTCGTATTAGATTTCTTAATTTCCAGGCCCTATGGTATTTCCTTATCAGATAAACACTTTCTGGCTTTCTAGAACTGGGTAtgcattgaaaaagaaatttcatcttttttctttttggcttTTGTTAGACTCCAAAATCTGCCTTAGGAGTTGCTGGACCAGATATGTTCAAATGGGATGCTAAGCCTTTCATTGACCAAAAAAGAGCATCCATGCGTTGCACATTACTTCAGGTGAAGAGAATTTAAAACTTTTCTCTGATTTATTTGCTTCCATCCTCTTCCTCATGTATGGTCATGTATAACATggtcgttttatttctttttttacagCTGAAAGATTCAATTCTCGATGGTACACATCCTTATGCTAATTTCTTAATGCCGAAGAGTGGGTTGACACCCATAAATAAGAGGGATGGCACTTCTCTGAATAATGAGGATTGTGTTGAGCTTGGTAGGAGACTTGATAATAGCTCCTCTAGTCCTCAGGGTAAAAAAGAAGGTAAAGTAAGCCCTCTACTTGAGGATGAAAGAAGAATGTCAGTCGTGATCCCGTCTAGCTCTAGTTTATTACCTTCTAAAAGGAGTAGCATTGAATTTACATCTGAAGATGAGGCTGGACAGTTACCTGGTTGTGATGATGGGTTCATAAATGTTAAGAAGCTTAAGCATCACTCTGCACATAATTTGTATTCAGGACAGGAAGTGGCTTCTTCACATGGAACAGAGGTTGTTGAAAATTCATCTGATGAAAGAAGTGAGCCGAAAATTGAGAGAGATGATACCAATCACTTAGATAGACATCAGATAACTTTGGAGGAAGACAAACTTGTAGAGGAGGAGGGTTTTGGGTCAAAGAAGTCAGGACAGTTTACTGCTACTGATGAAGATTCATCTGAAAGAAGTGGGCCGCAAATTGAGAGAGATGATACCAATCACTTAGATAGACATCAGATAACTTTGGAGGAAGACAAACTTGTAGAGGAGGAGGGTTTTGGGTCAAAGAAGTCTGGACAGTTTACTGCTACTGATGAAGATTCATCTGAAAGAAGTGGGCCGCAAATTGAGAGAGATGATATTGATCACTTAGATAGACATCAGATAAATTTGGTGGAAGACAAACTTGTAGAGGAGGAGCATTCTGGGTCAAAGAATGGTGCGCAATGTACTGCTACTGATGAATTGCATCTAGGTGAATCGGGTATTCCTTGTTATACTGTGTTGGGTAGTACACAAGATGGTGAGACGCTTGAAGTTGTTGGTGCCGAGAAAGTGGGAGATGGAAGTGAACTGCCTTTTGAACCAAAAGCACCTAATCATTCTCCTGCTGAAGGAAACCTGGATAACACCAGCCCTAACAATTCCAAAAGTGACTTTGGATACGATCATCATGTAAATGAAATGAATCCTGTGTCTCATAGTGGATTTATGTCAACAACTGTTGCTACGGATAGTGATGTTGGCATGATTCCTGATGAGGAAGAGAAAGATATGTTGAGTGATACTGATGAATATCACGAAACAGTAGATATTGCCATGAGAAAAAAGGAATTCCTTAGTTCTCAATGTATGGTTGATCTGGATTCTTCTCTAGTAGCTGACAGGACCGAGTTAACAGTTTGTGTGAAGTGTAACGAAGGCGGTCAGTTGCTTTCTTGCAATTGTGGGGATTGTCCTTTGGTGGTTCATGCCAAGTGCTTGGGTTCCTTGGCTGCGATGAACGATGAAAGTGACTTTCGTTGTCCTTTCTGCTTGTATTCATTTGCTATATCAGAATACCTTGAAGCTAAGAAGCATGCTGCATTGGCAAAGAAAAATGTTACTTCTTTTTTTCGTAGTGCTTTGGAACATCACTCAATAGGTTTTAAAGTGGTATTGCAACCAAAAGATCTTGATCCTTCACGAAGAGCTGGAGTTGAGGATGTTGCTAAAATTTGTGAAGATGTGGACATGGAAAATAAAGACAATCAAGTAACTGTAGACGGAGAACATGTAAACGAAGTTGTTGACCATCAATCCACGTCAGTTACAGATACAGAGCGAACAATATCCATGTCAGTTACAGATACAGAGCAAACAATAGTGCTGTCAAAGCAGATGTATATTGCCAATACCAATCATAGGGAAAATGAGTCAAGTCTTTTGAGAGTAGCCCCTGATGTTCTATCAAGTGAGAAAGACGACAATGAATTCGTAGACCAAGAGTGTCCCAGAAACACAGCAGCAGAATTGGTTGACCAAGAGTGTCACGGAAATACAGCAGTGGAATTGGTGGATCAAGAGTCTCAAGGCAATGCTGCACAACTGGAAGATGGTGAAAATGCCACAAAGCAGCATGGCATTCATGAAATTCTGCATGAAGATCGTGAGCCAGTTGAACCAGCAGCTGTGGAGGAAGATTTACAATACCAAATTAATGACAATGAAGATGAAGCTGCTTGTGCAATTATCACTGAAGAAGAAAAATCTTCTGATGATGGCAATGATGAATCTATCATTTCTAGATACTCCATAAGATTTCGACAGAAATATCATCAGTTAGTTTCTTCATACTTAAACAGTAGTTAGTTTTAGTACTCTTCCCCCCGCACCCCATTGTTATTTTGGTTTAGGATAATATGTAATTTCAAGGATATAACAGTTGTATTAACCGGATGACTAGAATCCATAATAAAGTAGTGAAATTTAAATTGCCATTCTCTACACCTCGCTTCCAAGAAATGAGGTGCCTTCATTGAATTCTGCGTGCCTCAGCAGTTCATAGtgattattttttaaagaaatttaaaatttcttaTATGCACTTCATGCTCAAGTTCTGAGGGCTATTTTTCTTTAGTGCTCATCGCATTTAACAAACACTAATGCCGAACTCTGTTTTCTGTGCAGTACAAGTTCAGAAACTCATCCATTAATACGGAAGAAACTGCTCTGAACTGCTGTGGAGGAAGAGACACTATTGGTAGTCATCTTTTATCCATTGCttctatttaaaataaagattGTATGGTCAAAATGAATTCCATACGTTTGCTTATCATGGCTTTTCGATCGTGACTGACTTACTTCTGTGTaacataattaaatattttgattttgttgcTTGCTCATGTGTTCATATGGcctagaaaacaaaaaagttatcAAATAGTCTTTTCTATGTTCTTTTTTCATGTTTATCATTTTTACTTTTGGATTGTAATTTTCTTGCATGTCATTGTACTCATTTACTTTAAGATTTACTTGTATCACCGCAGAAGGGAGTTCAAAAATTCTCTAGCTCTAACAGAAGTCCAACCATACCGTGGAAAAAGATTTTAGAATTTGGTAGTAATGTGTCTCTAAAAGATCGTACATCAATTGATCTTAAAGATAAGTGGAGGAACTTGTCCAGAAGTTCAAAGTTTAAGTGAACCTATTGTCATTCATTCTGCTCAGTTATACATTTTCATCTGCCCTTGACTGCTCATATCAGTGGGGCAAATTAAGTTCTTGTTTCTTAAGGTTTCCTCATGAGTTTTATAGCAATCGATTTTTTCAAGGTTTAAGTTATTAATCTGTTGCAAACTTAATATAATTTGACCAGTCAAAAGatgtgaaaagaaaaagactacAAAAGTAGAGATTTGGATGCTCGAATATGTACTTTTTTGAGTAATCAAGAGATCTATtcacttttcatttctttttcaattttgagCTTAGTTCGTAATCTTATTTTAAAGTCTAAAACTTGTATCTGCACAATAAGTGCTTAATACCATGGAATCCCAAGTCTTGTGATCCtctattttttgatcttctatGCATCCGAAGTCCAAATTTAAACTATCAGTTTTCTATCTGGGCTGGATTTATTTGACCTAATATACTACTCTGGCTTAACTTTTTTATAAGTTACCTATTTAACATTTTGTACTTTTATATCACCGTTCAACTAAAAGCTTAAATTGTTAGGTGAgagtaaatttaatataatatacaacACTTTCCTTTACTTGTAGACTTAAAAATATCAAGAAAGATCTAACAAGTGAAAATCAATATGAAATGGACAAAAAATAATATTGTAGGGGTTTGAATACATAAAACCTTCTTAAACCACATGCTCTGATGctatcttaaatcaccaattcatAAAAACTTAAACGGATAGGTGAGGGTAAATtactaaatttaatataatatccgACATGTACTCTAAGGCCATGGACCTTGTTAAAAATCCTGGATGAATTTGTGATGGGTTCTGTATTCATCTCTTCTTTtgctcttttttcttcttcttagaACAGTACTCAAGTTTCTCACACAAGTTCAATAACCACCATTTCAAAAGACCCCAAGTCTTTCAAATACGCCACCAAAAGAGTTATTTGTTTAAGTTTTGGTCGTTACTGCACCAAATTTGCATCAGAGTTTAGCTACCATCGTATCTCAAATGAGTTTCAGTGCATCATTTCACAATCATCTGGTAGGATACACTTTTGGCTTTACTTTCATTTAGAGCTTTGACTTCTAGTGAAGAAGACTAGAGTCACAAGAAAGATGACATGACATAGTCTGCAACTTGTCAAAAGTCATTTTGAGGAAGGTTTAACAATGTATTGAGCAGTTGGATTAGTGTATTGAATGATTTTTTCGTCTTTGAGATAGTAGAATGTATAGTTTTACTTTTAACTAACCATACTTTAGATACATTATGATATTTTGACTGATGTGAGATATGGGTTGAGATCAGGAGCATTCAATTAGATGTGGATAACACGTGTTTCTTAGAGAAAGAAGGGGATTGATTCCATTCCATTGCAGCAATTCAAACTCCATAAGagggagagaaaagaaaagaagagagaagGAAACATGAGCATGGgataaagatgaagatgagTCTCAAGAATCATGGCACAAAGACATGTGAAAAAGAAGAGCCCGTGAACTTCAAAATGAAACTGAGGTGATTTTCTCTTCACTCACTCTTCACTCTccactcttcttcttctactcACTCACATTTCTCCAATACAGAATCCAATGAACATTTCTCTCTCATACTTCATTTAATTTTCTCTTACCTTTCTCCTCTCTCTTTTATTATATTGTTTGTTTCTGATCTGTTTCACTTCTCTTCTCTTGTCTGTACTTCATTAGTCTAACATCATTGGCTTCCAAATTCCATATTACATTTGGTACAATGAAAAGTATGGGATTATTGACACAGGTTTATAAAGTTAAGTTGGTGTCTTGAGTAAGAGAAGATTAAGTGTCACTTcaaaaaaaataaggaaaaaaggAAATGGCTTTTTGAATCTTTTAGGTTTAACTCTTGAGTTTGGTTTCTTTTTGTTTGCATATTTAAATTTGGATTTAGTTTTCCTTTAGTTTTTAGGATTCAAAATGTTACATTTTCCTGTTGAATTTAGTTTTCATTCGATCATATATTTCAATATCGTACAAATTTACCTTTGAGTTTTCATCAATTTTCTAATAAACATTTTCACAACATAATTACTTTTAAATGGTCTATTGAAAGTTAAAACCAATAATCAAAAGTTAAGTATCGGTGAAAGCTCAATGGTAAGagtataaaattttgtttatcAAAGATCAAACAAAATCtgaatttaaaagtaaaatgtaacattttgaaatcTAGAAATCAAATAGAAGAAAAACTCAAAACTCatcaataaaaacaaaactattTTTCTGAATATAAATTAAGAACGAAAGAATTTGAACTACAAACTTTTTGATCCTTAATGCATACATCCGTCAGTTAAGCTCTATGCttaattttttggaaatttagTGAATGAAACATAAAGTtcatctttttt encodes:
- the LOC103486811 gene encoding putative pentatricopeptide repeat-containing protein At5g52630, yielding MLLPTSTAIKPLQSPLNQNSFQQNYKQICNLLLSFTRSRSLRQGLQLHAHILKFGLQTIPVVSHHLINLYSKNQLPLLSLQVFDETPKKSSTTWSSVISAFAQNEAPLLALQFFRRMLNDGVRPDDHIYPSATKACGFLCRCEVGKSVHCLAVKTGYYCDVFVGSSLVDMYAKCGEIGDARHLFDEMPERNVVSWSGMIYGYAQLDDGVEALTLFKQALIEDVDVNDFTFSSVIRVCSSSTLLELGKLIHGLCLKMSFDSSSFVGSALISLYSKCGVIEGAYQVFDEIPTRNLGLWNSMLIACAQHAHTQRVFGLFEEMGNVGMKPNFISFLSLLYACSHAGLVEKGREYFSLMRDYGIEPETEHYASLVDLLGRAGKLQEAVSVIKQMPMRPTESVWGALLTGCRIHKDTEMASFVADRVLEMNSTSSGLHVLLSNAYAAAGRYEEAARMRKMLRDRGVKKETGLSWVEEGNKVHTFTAGDRSHAKWVEIYEKLEELEEEMEKAGYVADTSFVLRAVDGEEKSETIRYHSERLAIAFGLITFPPGRPIRVMKNLRVCGDCHAAIKFMSKCCGRVLIVRDNNRFHRFEDGKCSCGDYW
- the LOC103486808 gene encoding uncharacterized protein LOC103486808, coding for MENETGSASSSALAWRWTIEALASFDQVKPSLLHDVINTASELLDGTRNNAGEMVALKCLEGLFGPLDDIGENGRPAQESKVMFDSSESCLDVVKRIYNETPKSALGVAGPDMFKWDAKPFIDQKRASMRCTLLQLKDSILDGTHPYANFLMPKSGLTPINKRDGTSLNNEDCVELGRRLDNSSSSPQGKKEGKVSPLLEDERRMSVVIPSSSSLLPSKRSSIEFTSEDEAGQLPGCDDGFINVKKLKHHSAHNLYSGQEVASSHGTEVVENSSDERSEPKIERDDTNHLDRHQITLEEDKLVEEEGFGSKKSGQFTATDEDSSERSGPQIERDDTNHLDRHQITLEEDKLVEEEGFGSKKSGQFTATDEDSSERSGPQIERDDIDHLDRHQINLVEDKLVEEEHSGSKNGAQCTATDELHLGESGIPCYTVLGSTQDGETLEVVGAEKVGDGSELPFEPKAPNHSPAEGNLDNTSPNNSKSDFGYDHHVNEMNPVSHSGFMSTTVATDSDVGMIPDEEEKDMLSDTDEYHETVDIAMRKKEFLSSQCMVDLDSSLVADRTELTVCVKCNEGGQLLSCNCGDCPLVVHAKCLGSLAAMNDESDFRCPFCLYSFAISEYLEAKKHAALAKKNVTSFFRSALEHHSIGFKVVLQPKDLDPSRRAGVEDVAKICEDVDMENKDNQVTVDGEHVNEVVDHQSTSVTDTERTISMSVTDTEQTIVLSKQMYIANTNHRENESSLLRVAPDVLSSEKDDNEFVDQECPRNTAAELVDQECHGNTAVELVDQESQGNAAQLEDGENATKQHGIHEILHEDREPVEPAAVEEDLQYQINDNEDEAACAIITEEEKSSDDGNDESIISRYSIRFRQKYHHTSSETHPLIRKKLL